One Epinephelus lanceolatus isolate andai-2023 chromosome 10, ASM4190304v1, whole genome shotgun sequence genomic region harbors:
- the cpvl gene encoding putative serine carboxypeptidase CPVL isoform X2, whose amino-acid sequence MRLWRRTLGVLLLWACLDSALSRGCSSFFCRKSHRVSGLNGVDPGSPLFLTPYLEKGAIDEARKLSLVGDLPGANVKSYAGYLTVNKKYNSNLFFWFFPALMAQRDDAPVLLWLQGGPGGTSMFGLFVEHGPYVVYKNMTVGLREYAWTTRYSVLYIDNPVGTGFSFTGDDKGFAQDQDDVGRDLYSALTQFFQIFPEYQSSEFYATGESYAGKYVPAISYYIHKNNPTAQVKINFKGMAIGDGLCDPELMLGGYGEFMYQTGMIDELQRQYVVQQTDLGVKLIQQEKWVEAFEVFDSLLNGDVSPYPSFFQNATGCTNYFNYMTCQEPEDQEYFSQFVTLPAVRRAIHVGNLTFHDGSQVEKHLLQDVMKSIKPWLGVLMDNYRVLIYSGQLDVIVAAPLTERFLPTVNWTGSAEYKTAPRFHWKLQPSDTEVAGYVRQVRDFYQVIIRGGGHILPYDQPARSFDMIDRFLSTRGWI is encoded by the exons ATGAG GCTGTGGAGGAGGACTCTGGGTGTCCTCTTACTGTGGGCCTGTCTGGACTCCGCACTCTCCCGAGGCTGCTCCTCGTTTTTCTGCCGAAAATCTCACCGTGTCAGCGGCCTGAATGGAGTCGACCCCGGgtctcctctcttcctcactCCCTACCTGGAGAAGGGAGCCATAGACGAAG CCAGGAAACTGAGTCTGGTAGGAGACCTGCCAGGTGCCAACGTCAAGAGCTATGCAGGGTACCTCACTGTCAACAAGAAATACAACAGCAACCTCTTCTTCTGGTTCTTCCCTGCACTGATG GCACAGCGAGATGATGCTCCAGTCCTGCTCTGGCTGCAAGGCGGGCCCGGTGGCACCTCCATGTTCGGTCTCTTTGTGGAACACGGACCATATGTGGTGTATAAGAACATGACTG ttgGTTTGAGGGAATACGCTTGGACAACGAGATACTCAGTTTTGTACATTGACAATCCA GTCGGAACAGGTTTTAGCTTCACTGGTGATGACAAAGGTTTTGCTCAGGACCAGGATGATGTTGGCAGAGATCTGTATAG tgctttaacaCAGTTCTTCCAGATCTTTCCCGAGTATCAGTCCAGTGAGTTTTACGCAACTGGGgag TCTTATGCAGGGAAGTATGTTCCAGCTATTTCTTACTACATCCATAAAAATAACCCCACCGCCCAAGTGAAAATTAACTTCAAGGGAATGGCTATTGGTGATGGGCTCTGTGATCCAGAACTG ATGCTGGGTGGTTATGGTGAGTTCATGTACCAAACAGGCATGATAGACGAACTCCAACGACAGTATGTCGTCCAGCAGACAGACCTCGGGGTTAAACTCATCCAGCAGGAGAAGTGGGTAGAAGCTTTTGAG GTTTTTGATAGCTTGCTGAATGGTGATGTGTCACCATATCCCTCCTTCTTCCAAAATGCTACTGGCTGCACCAACTACTTCAACTACATGACATGTCAG GAGCCTGAAGATCAGGAGTACTTCTCCCAGTTTGTGACCCTGCCAGCTGTGCGACGCGCCATCCATGTGGGAAACCTGACGTTCCATGACGGCTCGCAGGTGGAGAAGCACCTTCTGCAAGATGTCATGAAGAGCATCAAACCGTGGCTCGGGGTGCTGATGGACAACTATAGG GTCTTAATCTACAGTGGTCAGCTGGATGTAATTGTAGCAGCCCCGCTGACTGAGAGGTTCCTGCCCACTGTCAACTGGACTGGGTCGGCTGAGTACAAAACAGCCCCTCGCTTCCACTGGAAGCTTCAGCCCAGTGACACAGAGGTGGCCGGTTATGTGAGACAAGTGAGAGATTTTTACCAG GTCATCATCCGAGGAGGAGGACACATTCTGCCTTATGACCAACCAGCGAGGTCctttgacatgattgacagatTCCTGTCAACACGGGGCTGGATATGA
- the cpvl gene encoding putative serine carboxypeptidase CPVL isoform X1: MGFVTMGRLWRRTLGVLLLWACLDSALSRGCSSFFCRKSHRVSGLNGVDPGSPLFLTPYLEKGAIDEARKLSLVGDLPGANVKSYAGYLTVNKKYNSNLFFWFFPALMAQRDDAPVLLWLQGGPGGTSMFGLFVEHGPYVVYKNMTVGLREYAWTTRYSVLYIDNPVGTGFSFTGDDKGFAQDQDDVGRDLYSALTQFFQIFPEYQSSEFYATGESYAGKYVPAISYYIHKNNPTAQVKINFKGMAIGDGLCDPELMLGGYGEFMYQTGMIDELQRQYVVQQTDLGVKLIQQEKWVEAFEVFDSLLNGDVSPYPSFFQNATGCTNYFNYMTCQEPEDQEYFSQFVTLPAVRRAIHVGNLTFHDGSQVEKHLLQDVMKSIKPWLGVLMDNYRVLIYSGQLDVIVAAPLTERFLPTVNWTGSAEYKTAPRFHWKLQPSDTEVAGYVRQVRDFYQVIIRGGGHILPYDQPARSFDMIDRFLSTRGWI; this comes from the exons ATGGGTTTTGTAACTATGGGCAGGCTGTGGAGGAGGACTCTGGGTGTCCTCTTACTGTGGGCCTGTCTGGACTCCGCACTCTCCCGAGGCTGCTCCTCGTTTTTCTGCCGAAAATCTCACCGTGTCAGCGGCCTGAATGGAGTCGACCCCGGgtctcctctcttcctcactCCCTACCTGGAGAAGGGAGCCATAGACGAAG CCAGGAAACTGAGTCTGGTAGGAGACCTGCCAGGTGCCAACGTCAAGAGCTATGCAGGGTACCTCACTGTCAACAAGAAATACAACAGCAACCTCTTCTTCTGGTTCTTCCCTGCACTGATG GCACAGCGAGATGATGCTCCAGTCCTGCTCTGGCTGCAAGGCGGGCCCGGTGGCACCTCCATGTTCGGTCTCTTTGTGGAACACGGACCATATGTGGTGTATAAGAACATGACTG ttgGTTTGAGGGAATACGCTTGGACAACGAGATACTCAGTTTTGTACATTGACAATCCA GTCGGAACAGGTTTTAGCTTCACTGGTGATGACAAAGGTTTTGCTCAGGACCAGGATGATGTTGGCAGAGATCTGTATAG tgctttaacaCAGTTCTTCCAGATCTTTCCCGAGTATCAGTCCAGTGAGTTTTACGCAACTGGGgag TCTTATGCAGGGAAGTATGTTCCAGCTATTTCTTACTACATCCATAAAAATAACCCCACCGCCCAAGTGAAAATTAACTTCAAGGGAATGGCTATTGGTGATGGGCTCTGTGATCCAGAACTG ATGCTGGGTGGTTATGGTGAGTTCATGTACCAAACAGGCATGATAGACGAACTCCAACGACAGTATGTCGTCCAGCAGACAGACCTCGGGGTTAAACTCATCCAGCAGGAGAAGTGGGTAGAAGCTTTTGAG GTTTTTGATAGCTTGCTGAATGGTGATGTGTCACCATATCCCTCCTTCTTCCAAAATGCTACTGGCTGCACCAACTACTTCAACTACATGACATGTCAG GAGCCTGAAGATCAGGAGTACTTCTCCCAGTTTGTGACCCTGCCAGCTGTGCGACGCGCCATCCATGTGGGAAACCTGACGTTCCATGACGGCTCGCAGGTGGAGAAGCACCTTCTGCAAGATGTCATGAAGAGCATCAAACCGTGGCTCGGGGTGCTGATGGACAACTATAGG GTCTTAATCTACAGTGGTCAGCTGGATGTAATTGTAGCAGCCCCGCTGACTGAGAGGTTCCTGCCCACTGTCAACTGGACTGGGTCGGCTGAGTACAAAACAGCCCCTCGCTTCCACTGGAAGCTTCAGCCCAGTGACACAGAGGTGGCCGGTTATGTGAGACAAGTGAGAGATTTTTACCAG GTCATCATCCGAGGAGGAGGACACATTCTGCCTTATGACCAACCAGCGAGGTCctttgacatgattgacagatTCCTGTCAACACGGGGCTGGATATGA